The genomic DNA CTTTTGGATCCCGAAGCCAAACTCAGCTCAGAAGAGCTGATGTCTCTTAGTGTTACTATGATCAATGCTGGTTTGGATACTGTGATTGTGACTATCGTATGGGGAATCGCATTACTTGCGACTCGTCCTGATATTCAAGAAAAGGCCTATATGGCTATTCGAGATATGTTTCCCGAAAATGAGCCATTTTGTGATCCATCTGAGGACCAGAAGTGCGCTTATGTAACAGCATTTGTTCGTGAAACTCTAAGATATTTCACCCCTCTACGTCTATCTCTTCCCAGAACCACATCTTCGCCATTCATGCTTGATGGAAAGAAGGTTCCTAAGGGCACAACGTTCTTCATGAATACTTGGGCATGTAATTATGACCCCCAGTTGTATGACAAGCCAGAAGAATTCCGACCAGAACGATTCCTTGAAAACCCAGGCCTCAGCATGTTCTCCTACGGAACAGGTTCACGTATGTGTGCAGGGTCACTTCTCGGCAACCGCGAGCTGTACTTGTTCTTCATGAGACTGATTTCTTCTTACGAGATATTAAAACACGATAATATCAACGTGGATCCTCTTACAGGCGTCAAGGATTACGGTGCTCTTGGTTCGCTGCCATATGATTACAAGGTCATTTTCAAGCCACGAAACGAAGCGATCCTGTCAGAAGCCCTTGACAACTATAAACCTGCAGTCCACGGCTAGCCCCCAAATGTGAAATGTCAATAGAAAAGTAAATGTCAGacttataaataaattatatcatgttttttaatatttatcATACCAACTCGTGCTGAATCCATTGATCCTCACTCGAAGCAActgacattttttttatttacatTTGAATTACATACCATTGAACAGAACTGCAATGTAACAATGTTGTATTTGAAGAATTATGATACACAAATAAGGTTTCGAAGCTTATCTACAAGTGAAACCAAAAATTAGTTCCCAAGCgctggcagcagccaatgtacacaaaaaaaaaaaacaaaaaataacacCAACCGCAAGCGATTCTCCCCGAAGCCCAACAATGCCAGAGTCTCTacgcacgactcgagcgaagcgagaggagccacggggtctggggcagagccccagccgccggaggcaaatcCAGACCCTCGGAGTTAGCATTGCAGGAAGCAGGTCCATCCTGTGAGATAAGATAACAGGATCGACAAACGCGAGAGCAGGTGAGCAGCAGGATTTAAAGTAAGTTCAGAATGTAAAAAGGGTCAGCGGTAATCAGACACAACTTTTTTAATGCTGGATGAATGGCGTTCGGAGAAGGCGTGTCATGGGACAATAAGCTAGACTGATTGGGGGAACGTACTAAAAGCCAACTAACAGTGGGGTAATAAGCCACGGAAGTCGGATCGAGGAGTCCACCGGATGCCGCACATCACAAGATATGACCCTCAAGTGCATTACTACATCCGGAAGAGTTACTAGATTTAAACTTTATTGGATTTTAAGAGAGACATAATCATTATTAAGAAAGAGAAATTCTCACCGAACACTGGAAGATCGTTTGACTGATAGGCGGGGCCGGTCACCATGAAAGATCTGGACAATCGGAATATAAAATTTATTCGGAATCTGCTCATGGAAGAGCTTGTCAAAGCTCTACATTCAAATGCGCCTCATATTAGCACCCGCCAATTGAGGGTGATTGCCGTCAGCTTCGAAGATAGTACTTATCGAGACTCGGTTAGTTTAGAAGAGTACTGGGTCAAGTTCAGAGACAAGCTGGCTTCATATGGCTACCAGCTGCAGAATGATATGGTCCTCTATGGCACTTATATCAACGAGGGTAGTCTCGTCAATAATGCTGCTAGCCCGTCTTATGAACTTGGAGGTTCCAGTTCAGAGGCTTCTAATATGGCGGCCATGACTTCTGCATCACCCACCCCTCCTTCAAGCGTACAAACGCCTGTTGGATTTGCATTTCCTGTTAATAATGGTCTTGGTGTACAACATGACATCAACGAATTATTAGCTGGTGAGGGTATTGATGGTCTTTCTTGGAACAGTCATGATTTCGAGGAACTGTTTCGGTGACATCCAATAAGACCaataatcaaaaaaaaaaaattaaaaaaaatgacaCATTATTAAGCATGAAGGAACGAAGATATGAAGAAATGAACAATAAAACTAATAACTAATAATCATGGCGTACATGGCCGAAATAAACAACGGGGTTTCTTCACGACGACTATATTATTGCCCTAGATTTTGCGACTGAAGTTTGCAGAGGATTTTTAAACTTGGGATGGGAATTTCACTGGATATCATGCGTGAGACTGCGCATGAATTTTTGTAGAAAAAGGTTTGTCTGATTAAAGAGCTTTTTTGCTCGGAGGGGCCtgagtgcctccggcggccgggctccgcccggacccgtagctcctctcgcttcgctcgagtcgtcttAGGGGCGACCCTCGCAGAAGTGAATACGGCTGCGCCAGCTCCGACTGTAGtaatatcaataaatatatttagtTTACACTACTCTACCTCTAATTTTGGGCTGGTTGAGGAAGTTGGCATATTCGTTTAGGATCTCCTCCAGACGGGAGCCAATGTGCCATGCTCCCTCAGCAGCCATTTTATCTTTTGTAAATTGAAATATCGTTTGCGACAACAGCGGGTATGTGGAGCTGGGACTGACGTTACTCAGCTCGACCGTGAGTCGCTTTAAAAACTGagtgtcttcttcgtctttaCTCGTTTCCATTTTTTGGATTAGCAAAATTCCGTAGAAGATAATTCGTATGTACACCATTCTCTCAATAGGAATTTCCGACCGGGCTAACTCCCCCCGGGCTGATAGTTGTTGTATACTCCATGTGAAGCTGGGTGCTATTCTCAGGTATCGTTCATGCCAACTCTCCTGTTTCTCGTTGACAGATCGCTTCATTGAACTCAGTTCCAGCTTCAGAGTTTGATATGGACTGTTTACTCCGTGGACTTGGCGAACCTTGATATCGCCTTTTGGTCGTTCAAAGAACAATTCAGGGACTTGTGTACGGATATAAGCAGCATGCCAGAGACACCAGAACAAGTCGAGTTTGGTATTGGCCGGAGGGGTTGAGATGTTGGAATAATACAGTCTAATTGATTCAGCGAGATTCTCCAGGATTCTCGAAATCTTATTAGCAAATGTCTCAGTGGCTTGTATATCTTCAGTAAACAGTCTCTTGAGCTTCAGATCGTGTTCTAACAGCTCGTACACACCAcatatcagcaacaaactAGTGGCCGATGCCTCTTTTAATTCAATTGGTTCTTTCGACAACTGTACCAAACTTTGTGACAGggtcattttcttttccaacTCTGGAACATAGCCCTCAACATCACTCATTGACAAATACCAAGATTTGTTCTGGGTAAACATAATCAACAAAGTATTGACAACATAGTAACAAAATTGACAGggcaaaataaaatcactGCTATTGTCTCCGATTTTACCTTCTACTTTAGATAGTCTGGGGTCGCAAATCCATAGCCGTTTGAATATCATCAGTTGTTCGTCAGCAATTCCGTCAAAACTGAATAGACCATTGAAAACCAGAAGAGATATAGTTGCCTGTACCCAGTCCAATTGATatctctcttctttttcttcagaaagaaACACTTCAATCAAGGAAAACCCGCTCTCCCAAAGTTCGTGACCAAGTTTTCTATCTGTTGGGAGTCCTGTTACTACACAGCCAATCGAAGCAATGGCCCTTAGTAACGAAGCAGCGGacttttcttcatcaaatgaCTTTTTATCGAAGATTGGGAAGTAATCAAGAATGCGATCGCAAAAGATATCTTTGTAATGGGTCAGGAACTTTGGAGGTAGGAATGGCAAGTCGCTGTAATATTGGTGTAATTTTGGGTCATAAGTTTTCGGAATGTCTGGAGCTTGGAATTGCGGTAAGTATAACTTTGGAATGTGTTTTGGAACTCCTCCATTAGTTGAACCATCGTCAGATGAAGGAGATGCTGGAGACCCATCGGTCAGAGgcattgaagaagacgaaggCTGTTCGGCCTTGGCCTTCGCAGCTCCGCCGCCTCCTCGAGCTCTGGTGGTTGGTTTGCCATAGTCAAGCTCAAACTTGTCCTTGTGTAGAAGCTTGACATGTCTTTTTAACAGGTCCTGTCTTTTCAGTTGCTTCGAGCAGTATTTACATTGATGATATTCTGGTTTGTGACTGTGACTGGTACCAATATGTCTCTTCAGGTTCTCGTGCCGTGTGAACCTCCTAGAGCACTGGCTACATCCAAAAAGCCTCTTAGTTTCTTCAGACACGACAGACATGGTTGTGGAAAAATTGGTTGCCGCTAGTATCTCGTCCACAGAACCTGTGTGGGATCGCCCAAAAAAACTCTAAAGATAATCTGTATATCTGGAGAAATGAAATTAACTGTGGGACTAAAGGGGATTCGCGGCCCGATTCATGTGTTCCGTTAGCGCGCTTCTTAAAACGGGAAAATATGCACGATAGCCCGGACTTGATATTTAAGCGCAGATCTAAACTGGCATATATGTCATTACGCGCTGAAAATCTGTCAATGTATCGAGCAAACAATTCCGATACAGATAAATCACATACCACTGTTCTGCGAGTATTTCTTTTGAGCCGCGGAATTTAAAAACACCTTACAAATAGATTTTGCCGGGATCTTCGatgaaaacgactcgagcggagcgagaggagccacagggtctggggcagagccccagccgccggaggcatgcggaccctgaaatttttcaccaataaatttaaaaatttaGTTCTACGTAAAATGCTATAAGGATATGGTATACTCAAAACGAACGACTCAACACACAGAAAACAATATCAGACtagtatatataaataaaatggTCCGAGTCGTCGCCATCGGCGTTCGGATCAGAAGTGCCGTTTGCCAGTCTGGTCCTCTTCCGTCTGTTTTGTGCCATTAGGTAGGTAGCCATACAACAGTAACAGAGTAGAGCGACAACTATACATCCGAGCGAAAAGGCATGTCCTAATATGTATCTTGGAGCAGACTTGGCTATATATATCTGACCAGCCACGATACCAGCACAATTTCCTACAGTTTGTTGGAATCCAAGTGCAGCAGCTCGTTTATAATGAGGCGAGTTATTGTTATTCAGCCAGCCAATGTTTAATCCAACACAGATGTACAACCCCATAGCACAGAGGAATGTGCCAAGGTACTGGACCCGGTGATGAGTGTCGGTCAGTAATATGATGTATCCAGCCATTACAGTCAGTCCTGCCATCACCAAATAAATGAATCTTTTGCCTGTATAATCAGCCAGCATGGCCACCGAAAGGAAAACAACCGCTCCACAGATATACACCGGAATGGTCATATATTGAACACTGAGATTGGTGTAGCCCAGTGTTTTAATAATTGCAGGAAGAAATGTCGAGAATCCATACAGGACAACATCACTACAGAACTGAGCTGTGGCTGATATGTAAACCTTTGGATCTTTAAATGCTCTACGAACATCCGACCATTTAAACGTCTGCTCGCCATAATAATGCCTATTGATTTCAGTCCTTTGGACAATAATCTCCTTGTCGGAATCGTTCAAAAACCACGCATGTTCAATCTCATCAGGCAGCCCAAAATATACAACCACCACTCCTAGAAACGAGATAAGACCCTCGATAATATACAGCCATCTCCAACCTCTCATGCCGGCAACTCCATCCATTTGCAATATAGCCCATGCTAAAAGTCCACCAAATGCACCAGATAAAGCTGATGCACCAAAAAAGTAGGCCAGTCTTGTATTCAGCTCGTCCTGCTGGTAAATGCTAGTAAGATAAATAGTGATTACTGGGAATAGACACCCCTCGAACATTCCCAGTAACAATCTTGTAATGATTAGACCCACAATACTCTGCATGAACCCGGAAAACAGTACTACTAATGACCAACCGACCATTACTACTGCCAGGAACCGAGAAATTCCAACCATTCTCGCTACAACCGTAGCAGGAGTCTCTACAAGAACATAAATGCAATAGAAAACACTGATACCAGCATTCAGCTGGGATCCATGAAGATTCAAATCTTCAACTAGATCACTCGCCACATTACCAATATTACTTCTATCAAGATAAgccaataaataaagaaatGATACTATTGGCAATATAACGCGATCCATCTTGTGAAGAAGGGCTTTATTTTGCTTTGGATCGATGTCCGAAACAGCACCTTCGGTGACAATTTCTGGACTCTTTCCGCTCATTTTGTCAGCCATGATAAGTTAAACACAAGAGTCTTAGACTGTCTAAGGTCATCATTTCATTCAAATTAACTGGTTTTTACCGCCGGTTGGCTAATAGTGGCACTCTTGATATGATCTACAAGATAACCTTCCTTCCTGTGTCCAGATATATACGAtattcaaataataaagaCTGCCACTCGGCTTGAAATTCAGAACATATCCTGGGATCTTCGTCAAATAAAGAAATTTATATCTGTTGCCGATAACGGAAGTCCAAATAGTGAGTCTGCGTCAAAGTCTTAACCTTATTCCAAAATACTTCAGACAGCTCCCACTTTAACCACGAGCCAATAATCACTCTCAGTAGCTCTTTAAAAACTAGTCCACAACCCAGTTGATATCTGTTGATCTGACACCAACGACAGAGTGGCCGGGCTGATCTGACTGCCTCAAAGCAATCTTGGATTTGCAAAATCGTGATGTTCGTGAAAGCTTCCAGTTAAGGAACTAGCTGCTTAAAAAATACCCTATGCAGCTACGAACCACTTAAAAAGAGGGGATCAGGGTGAGACATCAGCAGTGCCTATAGCAACGTTGGAGCCACAAAAAGTGTCACGCACGCCGTAAATAATATACTAGTGTTCCAGCCTAATTTTTTACAACCTTTTTATTTCGTGCTTGGCCTGCAGAAAACACTAAATTATCCATCTGCAAACCttcccctgaaaaataagCTTTGGGGCTGCGATCAGCGCTGCAGGGTCTttcatgcctccggcggctggggctccgccccagaccccgttgctcctgcttcgcaggagttgcgTCTCCGGGCCCTGATATTAGCGGGCCGTGAACCTGTGACCTCGGGGAACAGCCTGAGTAACTCCCGCGAAGCGGGAGctatggggtctggggctccgccccagccgccggaggcacaacccctCCCCCGAGGTAGTGGGATGATAAAGATTCGTTTATTCATATCTATCTAAACAGTGACGCCAGATTCCTGCAGGTCCTCGGTTCTGCTCTTAGACTTGGGGTCCAAGAAGGGACGCTCGCCGATGCCGACGGTTCTGACTCCGGTTCTCTCAAACTCAGAGGCCTCGTAGTAGTCGTTGGTGGCAGTGTGGTAGACAGAACGGTTGTCCCAGAGGGCAACGTCGTTCTTACCCCACTTGAATCTCACTTGGATGTCGTGCGAGCCGTAGAGCAGCTCGTTGATGTACTCCTTAATGAGAAGACTCTCGTCGTCAGTGAGTCCGTTGATAGAGGTGAAGTGGTGGCCAAGTGCGAAGATACTCTTCCAGCCGGTGACTGGGTTGGTTCTGATAAGAGGGTGAACGGCAGTCAATTCGTCACCGACGTTCTCGGGAGCACCACGCTCGCCAGAGTAAATTTCGAACTTGCCCTCAGCAGCCTTCTTGAATCCGGGTTGAGCATAGGTTCCCGTCAAGGTCTCAAGGTAAGCTCTGAAGGATGGAGAAAGCTTCTCGTAAAGAGCATATCCACTGGCCCAAAGagtatcaccaccagtagGGGGCTTTTCGACAACCTTCAAAATGGCATAACTAGAAGGAACAGGCTCGAAAGTGATATCAGAGTGCCAGCCATTAGCAGCTCTCTTCTTGTTGACAATAAGCTTGTCTCTCAAGTACAATTCCTTACCAAGTTTAGATGAAATAATTGAAACCTCTGGATCAGTCTCATCAGTACCGTCCTTGAGGAAACCACCAGCTGGAGCAGTGGGGTGGATATGAAGACCTGAGGTCTCTGGAACACCAGTAAGCTTGCCAAGCTGGAGGGCAAGAGTCTTTTGTTCCTCAATGGTAAGATCTTGGTTTCTAAAGAAAACGACACCACGTCTAGAAATAGTGATGGCAAGGTCTCTAAGTTTGGACTCGTCGTTGAGAATATCACGGAGTTGGGCTTCTGGGTATTCTCTGCCAATTTGAGGAGTGATCTCGTCGAATTTGTAAGCTCCGTCCAAAGCGCCTGAAGCTTTCAAGTACTCTTTTGAGGGCTTGTAGGAAGGTCCCTCTGTGTACTTCTCAGCCCAAGGAGATGGACCCTCGTGGGTTTGAGCTTGTTGCTTGAACTTGTTCTTAAGCAAGACGTATTGTGGAACGTCAGCTGCCTTAGTAGTGGttgtagtggtagtagAGGGAgccatttttgtttttgtgattaattgacaaaataaaacataAACTAGCGAGAAAATAGTCCGGCTTTTATATAAAACGAGAAACCCCGCACGTCACGCAATTGCACAAGTCAATGGTGCTTGGAATATGATGACCCATTCGGTAAATGAGATAATTTTGTGAAGCCACCACATTAATTGCGGACACCGACACACCTCCCCATACTTCCTATTGTGGCTAATACTTGTGGCCAATTGCATCATGGGTGAATAATCAGTGCGGTCTACGACATACAACACGAGCGTCAAGATCTGCTATGCCCCTGCCAACCAACTCGTACTGACAATTGAAGGAATTAAATTGTGTAGGCCAGTCattatatttttcttcACTCCCAGTCTCATCCAACACAGTACCAATCTTCTAACTTTTATTCAACACCGTTGAGATACAGCCACAATCCATAAACAAACGATAGAGACTGGTGCTGACCTGCGTCTGACATGCTGCATAAATGGACGTGAGACCTAATTTCTCGTGAGTATTGCAAATCTCAACGTTATCGCTGTACATATTGCATAATCTGGGGACGATCTGAAATACTCCATACACTAGCCATAATATGACGCAACTTGATTGCCATCTACGCCATCGTATTGTGGCCAAACTGTTATCCAGGCGACCGACTCGACCAATCACATCCTCTAGTTTAGCCTCTGGTGGCTGGAACTTACCGCTGGCGGCTAGCATTCTGCATTACTGATCGTGATCTGTTGCTTTAGCGCTCAGTGGCTATGATTAGTCTATGTAACATTATTGGCGGTTGTGAGTGTTTAAGTGGCCAATCGTGgctactgcctccggcggctggggctccgccccagacccagttgctctcgcttcgctcgagttaCGAGAGGGGGAGTCAAGAATTCTTGGCATCGGTGATGCGGAGTCCGGTAGATGTAGCTTGGATATATTTACAATTACAATGGGGTTTTACTCTCGATCGAATCCGTCATCTAACCACTGTTTACTGGACATCTGTTTGAGACGACTCAATGCTCGCGAAAATGCAAACTTCTCCTCTTCGCCGGAGAACATAGTACCATCTCCAAGAAAGTCGGAGTCGGGGTCGTCTAGATCTTTAACATCTTTGGGTGCCTCTGATTTGATAATAGGACCCTCatcaataaacaaatgcTCGAAAGGACGCTCGGCGGTTACAGCAAGCTTGGAGTGACTTTCATATGCAGCATCCAAAAAGGTAATGAATCTTCTCGTCAGATCAGTTCGACGAATGGATAGCAGAGGAATATCTGTGACCACGAATCTATTATAATTCCGGGTCAATTCTAGGTAATCAGCGGCACTGAGAGGCTTTCCACAGAGCTGGTCAAATGTGAACTGTGCAGCTACACCGGGGGCTGATTTGGGAACAACTAATGGTCGCCCCCAAATTGACAGCTCTTCATTCTCATTAACACTGGCACCTTGGCAGAAATAATCTAGCCATTGCTTCGCATGCTTGTCGGCATCTTCTTTAACGCTGCTCAAAGTCTTACCTGATGGGGGGAAGAAATAGCTGCCGCTGGATGGACGGGCTATTTTTCTATAATCTATAGTCGAATGCAAATATACAACTTTGTTCTCTTGTTTCAAAGCCTCAATACAGGGGATGAATGACGCCCGTTGAACTCCGTTCATGTATAAGTCGTCTGGTTTACGGTTGGACGTCATGAACGTCACTACTCCATGAGTCTCCGAGTACAAAATGCTAATGAGACGTCTCAAAATCATGGCGTCCGCCACATCTGTCACCTGAAACTCGTCAAAACACAACACATTAGCCTCCTTGGCAATCTCATCAGCAATGGCTGGTGCAGTATCATAGTCAGGGCCATGTTCCATGTGTAATCTATGCGATCTCTTGTGAACGTCCTGCATAAAAGCGTGGAAATGAATTCGCTTCTTAGTCAGGTGTTTTGGAACTGTGGTATAAAACATATCCATTAAAAACGTCTTTCCACATCCAACATCtccatataaataaatcccCTTAGGGTGGTCAGGCGCCGGTTTCAATGATTCAACTCTATTCTTACTGCTGAACATCTTGGAAAACAGTCCTCCAAACGACGACTGTTTGGGCTTCTCATCAGTTGGAACAATCACAGGAGGCTGATATTTCTCTAAACTGGTATGCAAATCCTCCAAAGATGCTAGGATTTCTTCACAAACGTCAGTATTTCTATGACCATATCGCATGCTTGCCTACTACAACCCAAAAAACTTACTTCTCTGATACTCGTCATTATTAATACGACCTGTAGATACCAAACGGTCGTACTCCTGTAAAGGAGCTAAAACTTAGTTAGTCAAAGAACTACAAATATTCAACACCACCTGTACCATCTACCTCTACCACCTCTACTTCACCACTGCTTCACCACTTACTGATCGCACTAACAGATCTAGAACTGTGAaaactggctgctgccaaaacGGTCGTCTTTGCTGGGAACCGTGGCCACGGCCGTAGGAGTCTCACCGTACTCCACGGTTGTACCAGCGCCAAATTATTTCTCATGGCTCCAATATCCACGTAATCTCGAAGTTTAATGACTACCGACCCGAGCTCAGGggaaaatatatatacgaCTGGTTAGACCCGGCACCGGCTATGCGGCTCTCATCTTGCGGCTCGGGTCAGATGCAGGCACCGGGCCAAAGGACAGCCGGTcagggggtgctgcctccggcggctggggctctgccccagaccccgtggctcctctcgctgcgctcgagtcgtttcttggGGGTCGGGCAGTCTGTTTTTAGTGGCCAGAAGTTCCCCAGAGATGCCAATGGAGTTTTGGAGCCGACTGGAACTGGGACTCGGGACAGGGTCCTGCATCTCGGGTCTATGTAGATCCGTTCGGACATAACAACAGCCTGACTGGGCACAGTCTCGGGCCAACTCCGAGAGTCATCTCCCATCCTACCACCAAACAATCCCCAAAACTCCGCCGGCCAACCCAGCATCTGCCCTCCCCccacgccgctcgcgaagcgagcacaaccaggtccgggcggagcccggccgccggaggcacgtccaCACGCACCTCGATCTTCTCCGATCTCATCGCCGTGGATGCCATTTGCAGGGGAAACTCAAATTTAGGTTCGGGTGGGGGTTGTGAGACGCTAGTGTGAGAAGCCCTCAGCGGTCGTATCTGGTGATTTGGTCAGGCAAAATGGTTCTGGACATTGTCTCAGATGCCGCCTGGCAGCTGATATCCCGCCAGAGAATTGGTAGATTGGTTGTCTGAACGTACTCGTCCGCCTGGCGAGCGAAGTTTACCCTGATTATCCCCCAAAATATCCCAATTTTGATTGGTTCTCTGGTGTTTAGTGTTTATAGACGGATGTATCAGTAGCCGGAGTCCGATACCGGTTTGGAGAAAGTTCGGAGAAGTAGAGATATTGGTGGGCTGTCGGCTGCTTTGTTTGATTGCTTACCAATCGGCAGGATGGCATTGTGGAGATCTGACTAGCCAGCTTGGATGTTGGAGATGAGATATTGCCTATCACCGATTGGCCCCGAGTGAGCGTTGGAAAGGGATTCCGAgggcagctgctgcaaaaGGCACGAAGAACGAAACTGAGGCAACGCAATTAATTTAGATAACAGCAGCGTAAAAGGGCTAATCGGTGCCAGTCTGGTTGCGATTAGCACTGCCGCTTTAGTATCGTGCGTGGGGGATTGTCCCAAAAGCGCTGTAAACTGCACCAGTCAATGCACTTGtgcaaaaataaacaaagtGAAACAAACAGCGATAACAACAAATCCTTGTGACGACCATTCATGTGCTCTTGGGGCGCTAGAGATACGGTGGCTGTTGCTTGCTTTTTGCGATGTAAGTGGAAAATAATtcctgatctgatctgacCAGTCGTTTGGTTGGGACTCTCTGTATCTATCtatgattattattatataacTATTGCGGCTCcataatattttttttccctgGACCGTTATAGTAGCAGAGTAGATTTTATATCATATCGAGACTGTTAGTTAGTTCTTTCTACTCGAAGTGTTACTTGGAAGTTATTGGTTTACCAGACACACATTATCACACTGAACACTGCTACCTGTTCACCGCTAATCACTGTTACTGACTGACTGTTTTAATCCTTGGTATCTCGCCGATTTTGTACTGGCTGTTATAACTCTTGATCATTCACTGATTTTACTACTGGCCATTCTGACCCTAATATCTCACGGATTTACCACTAAACATTGTGACCTTGATATCTCACAGATAAATCACTGGCCATTCTGAGGGTTGATCACGTACGGATTTACGACCGACCATTCATCAGTTACTTAGTTGAGCTCTCACTCACATCACTCACATAGTTGGCACACTTACTCTTACTCACACAACCATTACTCTGTAAACACTTTCACTGATACTCGATCGTTGAAGTTGTCAATGCGATGAGTCGCCGAGATTCGGATGCCAGAGACCCATTGTCCACCAATGGACTGCCTGTACTGGTAGGAGTAGAAGCACCTCCTAGACGGTCTCAGCGGATAGGAAGCACCTCTTCAAACGGATCGAAAAAAGTGACATATTCGATTCGAGAGCGATTGCTCGATAATGACCAGGATGATCTTATCAGTGAAGCATGTGCTTCGGAAATAGCTGCtggagacgacgacgatgatgatgacgacgataGTGGGGATCCATTGAGGTACGAGTTTCGAGCACTGCCTCGAAACCAGCGACCATCGCCTCATTTTGCCATGTTATGCttatttttgattattCTTGGCCAGGCTATTAGTGTGACTTCACATTTAGATGCCATTGTGTTATTAATATGTCGTCACCATTTTCCTGAAAAATCAACTGGCTTGACGGTGCTGTCAGGATCAACTTCTCCTCTAGATGCTGATCCTAGATGCCGTCAGTCGAacattgctgctgctgtagccACTTTTGCTGCCTATCGAGGTGTTATCAGTGGTGTTATTGGCACCATTGTATCTCCAAGAGTATGTGCATTCTCCGATAGAGTGGGAAGAAGGCCTTTACTTATTTACACAGGACTCACTATTGCTCTGGCCGATCTAATAATGGTCGTCTGCTGCAAATATCCAAATGTCATGGACTATAAATGGATTCTAGTTTCAGCAGTGCTAACTGGATTCAGTGGAACCACTCTCGCAGGCTGTTTATACTCTTCGTACTTTGCT from Sugiyamaella lignohabitans strain CBS 10342 chromosome D, complete sequence includes the following:
- a CDS encoding zf-C2H2 type zinc finger protein, which encodes MSVVSEETKRLFGCSQCSRRFTRHENLKRHIGTSHSHKPEYHQCKYCSKQLKRQDLLKRHVKLLHKDKFELDYGKPTTRARGGGGAAKAKAEQPSSSSMPLTDGSPASPSSDDGSTNGGVPKHIPKLYLPQFQAPDIPKTYDPKLHQYYSDLPFLPPKFLTHYKDIFCDRILDYFPIFDKKSFDEEKSAASLLRAIASIGCVVTGLPTDRKLGHELWESGFSLIEVFLSEEKEERYQLDWVQATISLLVFNGLFSFDGIADEQLMIFKRLWICDPRLSKVEGKIGDNSSDFILPCQFCYYVVNTLLIMFTQNKSWYLSMSDVEGYVPELEKKMTLSQSLVQLSKEPIELKEASATSLLLICGVYELLEHDLKLKRLFTEDIQATETFANKISRILENLAESIRLYYSNISTPPANTKLDLFWCLWHAAYIRTQVPELFFERPKGDIKVRQVHGVNSPYQTLKLELSSMKRSVNEKQESWHERYLRIAPSFTWSIQQLSARGELARSEIPIERMVYIRIIFYGILLIQKMETSKDEEDTQFLKRLTVELSNVSPSSTYPLLSQTIFQFTKDKMAAEGAWHIGSRLEEILNEYANFLNQPKIRGRVV
- the TNA1 gene encoding Tna1p (High affinity nicotinic acid plasma membrane permease; responsible for uptake of low levels of nicotinic acid; expression of the gene increases in the absence of extracellular nicotinic acid or para-aminobenzoate (PABA); GO_component: GO:0016021 - integral component of membrane [Evidence IEA,IEA]; GO_component: GO:0016021 - integral component of membrane [Evidence ISM] [PMID 12192589]; GO_component: GO:0005887 - integral component of plasma membrane [Evidence ISS] [PMID 9678606]; GO_component: GO:0016020 - membrane [Evidence IEA,IEA]; GO_component: GO:0005739 - mitochondrion [Evidence IDA] [PMID 14576278]; GO_component: GO:0005739 - mitochondrion [Evidence IDA] [PMID 16823961]; GO_function: GO:0015663 - nicotinamide mononucleotide transmembrane transporter activity [Evidence IMP] [PMID 10869563]; GO_process: GO:0015890 - nicotinamide mononucleotide transport [Evidence IEP,IMP] [PMID 10869563]; GO_process: GO:0055085 - transmembrane transport [Evidence IEA]; GO_process: GO:0006810 - transport [Evidence IEA]), with the protein product MSGKSPEIVTEGAVSDIDPKQNKALLHKMDRVILPIVSFLYLLAYLDRSNIGNVASDLVEDLNLHGSQLNAGISVFYCIYVLVETPATVVARMVGISRFLAVVMVGWSLVVLFSGFMQSIVGLIITRLLLGMFEGCLFPVITIYLTSIYQQDELNTRLAYFFGASALSGAFGGLLAWAILQMDGVAGMRGWRWLYIIEGLISFLGVVVVYFGLPDEIEHAWFLNDSDKEIIVQRTEINRHYYGEQTFKWSDVRRAFKDPKVYISATAQFCSDVVLYGFSTFLPAIIKTLGYTNLSVQYMTIPVYICGAVVFLSVAMLADYTGKRFIYLVMAGLTVMAGYIILLTDTHHRVQYLGTFLCAMGLYICVGLNIGWLNNNNSPHYKRAAALGFQQTVGNCAGIVAGQIYIAKSAPRYILGHAFSLGCIVVALLCYCCMATYLMAQNRRKRTRLANGTSDPNADGDDSDHFIYIY